A stretch of Zymoseptoria tritici IPO323 chromosome 1, whole genome shotgun sequence DNA encodes these proteins:
- a CDS encoding aldehyde dehydrogenase-like protein (Aldehyde dehydrogenase associated with a possible diterpene secondary metabolite gene cluster) — protein sequence DLGRYAIPHKLYIHGDWSDSSKQQTRSLTSAVTDQVICDNVHWATGEDVDRAVDSAERGLKAWQALSKRQRREALVKYGELLREHAQAIFWLEAVLTGKARSFSAYEVDAAAETFKCNSIDTFHGQVISQEDECIKYTLHQPFGICAAVLPFNGPLVCFAMKAAPALAAGNALIVKASELNPFSTMLAISLSVEAGIPPGTINGLIGDGEAGNALASHMKIRKISFTGSLPTARLIQTAAAQSNLKSVTLELGGKSPIIVFPDADLDRAAEGCCQFLMLNGQGCMLGTRVYLHKTISDQVISRIQATVQMYEANLQSDPFRDDTWSSPLFNARQRETVLRYIEHGKSEATLLPGGGEVIDGSGCYIRPAIFTNPSSAASILKSEIFGPVVVISTFEEEDVVIKAANDSELGLGAFVWTRDIGRALRVSSQIEAGCVGVNGNPYVPWVANTTAGGWKQSGQGVENGFAALLDWTQTKSVKISG from the exons GACCTTGGCCGCTATGCCATACCGCACAAGCTGTACATCCATGGCGATTGGTCGGACAGTAGCAAGCAGCAAACACGCAGCCTCACTTCGGCAGTTACAGACCAAGTGATCTGTGACA ATGTACACTGGGCCACTGGTGAAGATGTCGACCGGGCTGTAGATAGCGCGGAACGAGGCCTCAAGGCCTGGCAGGCACTGAGCAAG CGTCAACGGCGTGAAGCTCTGGTGAAGTACGGCGAGCTACTGAGGGAGCACGCGCAGGCCATCTTCTGGTTGGAAGCTGTACTCACGGGAAAGGCGCGATCATTCAGCGCCTATGAAGTCGACGCTGCGGCGGAGACGTTCAAATGCAA CTCGATCGACACTTTCCACGGCCAGGTCATTAGCCAGGAAGACGAGTGCATCAAGTACACGCTCCACCAGCCTTTCGGTATCTGCGCCGCCGTCCTTCCATTCAACGGTCCTCTCGTTTGCTTCGCTATGAAAGCGGCGCCTGCTCTGGCGGCAGGTAATGCTCTTATCGTCAAAGCTAGCGAGCTCAATCCATTCTCTACCATGCTCGCAATCTCGCTATCGGTCGAAGCGGGCATTCCTCCCGGGACCATCAATGGTCTCATAGGCGACGGAGAGGCTGGGAATGCGCTCGCGAGCCACATGAAGATTCGCAAGATCAGTTTCACGGGCAGCCTACCGACCGCACGTCTCATCCAGACTGCCGCAGCTCAGTCGAACCTGAAGAGCGTCACTCTTGAGCTCGGCGGCAAATCTCCTATCATTGTTTTCCCGGATGCAGACCTCGACAGAGCCGCTGAGGGTTGTTGCCAATTTTTGATGTTGAATGGTCAGGGATGCATGCTGGGGACTCGAGTGTACCTCCACAAGACCATATCCGACCAAGTGATCTCAAGAATCCAGGCGACGGTGCAGATGTACGAGGCCAATCTGCAATCAGATCCATTTCGGGACGACACCTGGAGCTCTCCTTTGTTCAACGCTCGCCAAAGGGAAACTGTGTTGCGATACATCGAGCATGGCAAGAGCGAGGCTACCCTCCTTCCAGGAGGCGGGGAGGTCATCGACGGCAGTGGATGCTATATCCGCCCAGCCATCTTCACGAACCCATCGTCCGCGGCCAGTATTCTGAAAAGTGAAATCTTCGGTCCCGTCGTTGTCATTTCTACttttgaagaggaagacgtggTCATCAAGGCCGCTAATGACTCCGAGCTGGGTCTGGGCGCCTTTGTATGGACCCGCGATATTGGCCGCGCTCTGCGAGTAAGTAGCCAGATCGAAGCCGGCTGCGTAGGAGTCAACGGAAATCCATACGTACCCTGGGTGGCGAACACCACCGCCGGGGGCTGGAAAC AAAGCGGCCAAGGAGTTGAGAATGGGTTCGCAGCACTGCTGGACTGGACGCAAACCAAAAGTGTGAAGATCTCAGGCTGA
- the GGS2 gene encoding geranylgeranyl diphosphate synthase 2 (Geranylgeranyl Diphosphate Synthase 2 part of a probable cyclic diterpene gene cluster): MLDVRGSLPGQVNTGTISPYRRIDRSNDTIGTSDLAADEQVLLGPFNHLDARPGKEIRSQLIDAFDSWLQVPTASLAVIKNVVRMLHNASLLIDDIQDNSELRRGAPAAHHAFGTAQTINSANYVYFRALRELSTLHNPVMVQIYTAELLNLHHGQGMDLFWRETGTCPTESRYLEMVGNKTGGLFRLAIRCMCVEGSPKQSSADYIRLATMIGILFQILDDFRNLTDGSYTSSKGFCEDLTEGKFSFPIVHAIRSNPGDSFLHDILRQHTDDPAVKKEAVSYLERCGSLIYTQGVIHQLAGDVLTLADEVDAGQGRAQALKDIVQRLMVKL, translated from the coding sequence ATGCTTGATGTACGCGGCTCTCTGCCCGGCCAAGTCAATACCGGAACCATTAGTCCGTACAGAAGAATCGATCGAAGCAATGACACTATCGGCACAAGCGATCTGGCTGCGGACGAACAAGTCCTGCTAGGGCCGTTCAACCATCTCGACGCCCGGCCCGGGAAGGAAATCCGGTCCCAATTGATTGATGCGTTCGACTCCTGGCTGCAAGTGCCCACCGCCTCACTGGCTGTCATCAAGAACGTGGTCCGCATGCTGCATAACGCTTCCCTCTtgatcgacgacatccaAGACAATAGCGAGCTGCGACGAGGAGCGCCGGCAGCACACCATGCCTTTGGGACAGCCCAGACAATCAACTCCGCCAACTATGTCTACTTTCGCGCTCTACGTGAGCTTTCTACACTCCACAACCCAGTGATGGTACAGATTTACACGGCAGAACTACTCAACCTCCATCACGGACAAGGAATGGACCTCTTCTGGCGCGAGACAGGTACATGTCCAACAGAAAGCCGATACCTTGAAATGGTTGGGAATAAGACCGGAGGCCTCTTCCGACTGGCCATCAGATGCATGTGTGTCGAAGGATCACCCAAGCAGAGCAGCGCTGACTACATACGGCTCGCGACCATGATCGGTATTCTCTTCCAGATCCTCGACGACTTTCGCAACCTCACAGACGGATCATATACATCCAGCAAAGGATTTTGCGAAGATTTGACTGAAGGCAAATTCAGTTTTCCAATCGTCCATGCTATTCGATCGAATCCCGGCGATTCGTTCCTCCACGATATCTTACGACAACACACGGACGATCCGGCAGTCAAAAAGGAGGCTGTGTCGTACTTGGAGCGGTGTGGCAGCTTGATTTACACGCAGGGCGTGATCCACCAACTTGCTGGGGACGTGCTTACTCTGGCTGATGAGGTAGATGCAGGACAGGGACGAGCACAGGCTCTGAAGGACATCGTTCAAAGACTGATGGTAAAACTGTAG
- the CYP-64 gene encoding putative P450 monooxygenase (P450 putatively acting on a cyclic terpene. It is also similar to other p450s found next to terpene biosynthetic genes in other fungi. Similarity was assessed by multiple and local sequence alignments. The gene is part of a cluster containing a geranylgeranyl diphosphate synthase and a terpene cyclase.. ...) — protein MLDWMSVAPSGLSAFAGTVLLALIYSATTVGYNLYLHPLAKYPGPKVRAASGWPYFLDLIRGNSPQYMLELHDQYGPVVRVAPNELIFNRPQAFKDIYGRKAGQKELRKDEMYASGMGEPTLLYCDETYHSYIRKLMAPGFSESALRKQETVVQSRLALLICKLHEEGQDGHASIDLMKWVNFFIFDVVGHLTYGDSFECITSSALHPWITKFTGLGRPMAYAQASQRLPRFLRLPFLALMLDRSLLSDRKFLYKTSEKAKVQARIAKESPIPDFMGTLIESHKDGKMTALQLNSNAVFLMAAGTETLVTSVVHTIFRLLTNKHALLKLTQEIRSTFTTSEDITMTGVNKCRYLLACLDESLRIQAPSPVTHPRFTPTEGITIDGHFVPGNMAVGVPIHAACRSSVNFHDPDTYAPERWTGEDRRYINDSKDAAMIFSVGPRDCLGRSIAMIGLKLVIARLIWHFDIEQCFPDDWAEQKVYLVWEKSPLMVKLHPVKR, from the exons ATGTTGGATTGGATGTCTGTCGCCCCGAGTGGGTTGAGCGCTTTTGCCGGAACAGTATTACTT GCGCTGATCTACTCAGCGACGACCGTCGGGTATAACTTGTACCTCCACCCTCTTGCCAAATACCCTGGACCGAAAGTAAGAGCTGCGTCCGGATGGCCATATTTTCTGGATCTCATTCGCGGCAACTCACCGCAATACATGCTCGAGCTGCACGACCAATATGGCCCAGTCGTCCGGGTTGCCCCGAATGAGCTCATCTTCAATCGTCCTCAGGCCTTCAAGGACATATATGGTCGCAAAGCTGGACAAAAAGAGCTCAGGAAGGATGAAATGTATGCCAGCGGGATGGGCGAACCGACGCTGCTATACTGCGACGAAACTTATCACTCCTACATTCGAAAGTTGATGGCTCCAGGTTTCTCCGAGAGTGCGCTCAGGAAACAGGAGACCGTGGTTCAAAGTCGTCTTGCGTTGTTGATTTGCAAGCTTCACGAAGAAGGTCAAGACGGGCACGCCTCGATTGATCTTATGAAATGGGTCAAC TTCTTCATATTCGACGTCGTCGGGCATCTTA CGTATGGAGATTCTTTCGAATGCATCACATCGTCGGCCTTACATCCCTGGATCACCAAGTTCACAGGGCTAGGCAGACCCATGGCCTACGC TCAAGCCTCGCAAAGATTGCCGAGATTCCTTCGCCTTCCGTTCCTGGCCTTGATGCTTGACAGGAGTTTGCTGTCAGACCGCAAGTTCCTCTATAAGACAAGCGAG AAGGCAAAGGTACAAGCTCGTATCGCCAAAGAATCGCCCATTCCGGATTTCATGGGCACTCTGATCGAGTCTCACAAGGACGGCAAAATGACCGCGCTCCAGCTGAACTCCAATGCCGTGTTTCTCATGGCAGCAGGAACGGAGACCTTGGTCACCTCGGTCGTTCATACCATCTTTCGGTTGTTAACGAATAAGCATGCCTTGCTCAAGCTCACCCAGGAGATCCGTTCAACATTTACAACCTCGGAGGACATCACCATGACAGGAGTCAACAAATGCAGGTATCTTCTAGCTTGCCTCGACGAGAGTTTGAGGATCCAAGCTCCATCTCCGGTAACTCACCCTCGATTTACGCCTACCGAAGGTATCACCATCGATGGTCATTTCGTGCCTGGAAACATGGCTGTAGGTGTACCGATACACGCGGCTTGTAGGAGTTCCGTCAACTTCCACGACCCGGACACGTACGCCCCAGAGCGGTGGACAGGGGAGGATCGCCGGTATATCAATGACTCCAAGGACGCGGCTATGATATTCTCAGTGGGCCCAAGGGACT GTCTCGGTCGTAGCATTGCCATGATCGGGCTGAAACTTGTGATCGCGCGGCTGATCTGGCACTTTGACATTGAGCAATGTTTCCCGGACGACTGGGCAGAGCAGAAGGTGTACCTTGTGTGGGAGAAGTCACCTCTGATGGTTAAGCTCCATCCGGTGAAGAGGTAG